One stretch of Saccharomonospora xinjiangensis XJ-54 DNA includes these proteins:
- a CDS encoding NUDIX domain-containing protein: MSEPGSHEFTVASSRDIHIGRVVGLRVDDVVMPGGSTASREVVEHLGAVAVCAVDDDGAVTLVHQYRHPLGDRLWELPAGLLDQPGEDPAETAGRELVEETGLRAKRWDTLVDIAASPGFTDEVVRVFLARDLTEVGRQAHGEEEADLVVHSVPLDEAVRMVLSGEIVNGATVGGLLAAHAVLTGGVPPRAADAPWRHRPTRFASRTR, translated from the coding sequence GTGAGCGAGCCGGGCAGCCACGAGTTCACGGTCGCGTCCTCACGCGACATCCACATCGGACGGGTCGTGGGCCTTCGGGTTGACGACGTCGTCATGCCGGGTGGCTCCACTGCCTCGCGGGAGGTCGTGGAACACCTGGGGGCCGTCGCGGTCTGCGCTGTGGACGACGACGGCGCGGTGACCCTCGTGCACCAGTACCGGCACCCGCTCGGTGACCGGCTGTGGGAGTTGCCTGCGGGGCTTCTCGACCAGCCCGGTGAGGACCCGGCCGAGACGGCGGGCCGCGAACTCGTCGAGGAGACGGGACTTCGGGCGAAGCGGTGGGACACGCTCGTGGACATCGCCGCATCCCCCGGTTTCACCGACGAGGTCGTGCGCGTGTTCCTGGCGCGCGACCTCACCGAGGTGGGCCGTCAGGCACACGGTGAGGAGGAAGCCGACCTGGTCGTCCACTCCGTCCCGCTCGACGAAGCGGTGCGCATGGTGCTGTCGGGGGAGATCGTCAACGGGGCCACCGTCGGCGGTTTGCTCGCCGCGCACGCCGTGCTCACCGGAGGTGTTCCGCCGCGCGCCGCCGACGCACCGTGGCGGCACCGGCCGACCCGTTTCGCCTCCCGCACGCGCTGA
- a CDS encoding DUF1707 domain-containing protein — protein sequence MDGVFDTDGLRIGTAEREAASHVLADHFAEGRLTTAEYEERIDRVLTARTRGDVRPLFADLPEPHPAFLTTATPATVAPAPTPAADLTTPEPSDRSAVTAGVLQIVLPFGAGRFYTGETRLAVLQLLCVVITFGMGALWPLIDGIILLTQGGTDGRGRTLR from the coding sequence ATGGACGGGGTGTTCGACACGGACGGCCTGCGCATCGGCACAGCGGAACGGGAAGCGGCGAGCCACGTGCTCGCCGACCACTTCGCGGAAGGACGTCTCACAACCGCCGAGTACGAGGAGCGCATCGACCGTGTCCTCACCGCTCGCACGCGAGGTGACGTACGGCCGCTGTTCGCCGACCTCCCCGAGCCCCATCCCGCCTTCCTCACGACGGCCACGCCCGCCACCGTCGCCCCGGCGCCCACCCCAGCCGCAGACCTGACGACCCCGGAGCCGTCCGACCGCTCGGCGGTCACGGCAGGCGTGCTCCAGATCGTGCTTCCCTTCGGCGCAGGCCGCTTCTACACCGGCGAGACCCGGCTCGCCGTCCTGCAACTGCTCTGCGTTGTGATCACCTTCGGCATGGGTGCGCTGTGGCCGCTCATCGACGGCATCATCCTGCTCACCCAGGGCGGAACCGACGGCAGGGGCCGCACACTGCGGTGA